A region of the Amycolatopsis sp. cg13 genome:
TGCTGCACGCGCTGGACTCGCAGCAGGCCATCGACCTGCTGATCTCGCGCCTGCGCAAGACGAAGACCAACATCGAATTCCTGATGCAGGTCTCGAAGACCGCGCTCGGCGGCGGAGACGACGACTGAGTCTCGCCTGAACGCACACCGGCCCGCCCCCAAGGCTTTCGGGGGCGGGCCGGTGTGCGTTGTGGAGGTCCGTGAAGGACTCCTCGAGGGAATCAGATTCCCCCAAGGAGTCCTTCACGGACGTTTCTCCCCGCACCGGGGAGGTGGTGCGGGGAGAAAACTCAGTGGCGGGGGACGGCGGCCGGGGTCCAGCCGCGGTAGTTGTTGAAGTAGCTCGTGGAGCTGCCGTGGCCGATCTTGCCGCCGACGCTGGTGGCGTAGAACCCGCCGTTGCCGTCCGCGATGCCGACGTGGCCGTAGGCGCTGATGTTCCAGTACACGAACGAACCGGCGGGCGGCTTGCCGCTGGTGTGCTTCGGGCTGGCCCCGTTCCAATGCGCGTTGGCAGAGGCCCAAACCCCGGTGGTGCCGTAGGAATTCTCGGCGGCCTTCTCGCAGTAGTGCTCCCACCCGGTGCTTCCGGCGTGCGCCTTGTACCAAGCGACGGCCCCGGCCGGAGTCCCGTCCGCGGCGCCGGTCAGATTCGCCTCGGACACCTCCGAGAACGTGCCGGCGGCGGGATTCACATCCGCCGCGGTGATCCCGTCGGCGGCGTTCGCGGCAGGCGCGAAGACCGCGGCGGAAGCGGCCAGTGCCAGCACGGCGGCCGGCTTCGCGAGCCGGGTGAGCAGGTCGGTCGTGCGCATGTCCGGACCTCCAGTAAGTGAGCGATTCACGAACTCGGCCAGCTTCACGCCATCAGGTACAAAATCCGTACAATGCGAATGTCCTTCACTACCCACCGTCGCGTGCGGCGGCGGAATACCTGGTCACCGGGGTGTGTTGTAGCCCGTGCCAGCACGTCTGGCAGAATGACCCGCTGAAGTCCGGCACCGGTTCACCCCGCACTGGGGACCCGGGGCCAACGAGAGAGGACACCATGAAGAGCGGTATTCACCCCGAATACGTGACCACGACCGTCACGTGCAACTGCGGGAACAACTTCGTCACCCGCAGCACGAAGGAGTCGGGTCAGATCCACGTCGAGATCTGCTCGAACTGCCACCCCTTCTACACCGGCAAGCAGAAGATCATGGACAC
Encoded here:
- a CDS encoding CHAP domain-containing protein; this encodes MRTTDLLTRLAKPAAVLALAASAAVFAPAANAADGITAADVNPAAGTFSEVSEANLTGAADGTPAGAVAWYKAHAGSTGWEHYCEKAAENSYGTTGVWASANAHWNGASPKHTSGKPPAGSFVYWNISAYGHVGIADGNGGFYATSVGGKIGHGSSTSYFNNYRGWTPAAVPRH
- the rpmE gene encoding 50S ribosomal protein L31 codes for the protein MKSGIHPEYVTTTVTCNCGNNFVTRSTKESGQIHVEICSNCHPFYTGKQKIMDTGGRVARFEKRYGKRQQKTDAK